The genomic stretch ATCAACACGTGACATCACgtgtcctcttttttttttttttgtggtcagaaACGCCACGTGTCGTCTTGGTCCCACCTTTCCTTTCCTCAGCCCCTTCGCTGAAGATATATGTCtgcacgctctctctctctctctcgctcttttCAACTTGGCGTGGCGGCATATGTTGGAAGAAAATGCTGACGCCATAATCCACAGCTAATAGCGGATTCCCAACGCCTTTGCATCATTTCGCTGGAGACCCTTCTTCTTACCCGTTCGGCTCCATTTCATCTACCATTTCTCTCGTCCTCCGCTTCTTCGATTTAGGGTTTCTTCCGCCTCTGCGCATTCCCCGAATAGCTCGCTCGCTGCTCGCCATCCATGGGACGCAGGTAACTGCACTCCAATCTGGTTTCTGCGACTCTGTTGGCTTTTCACCTTTTCCCTGTTAAATAAGGTTGGATTCGGCGGTGCTCTGGGCTCATGATGCATGTGCTGCGTACGCTAGGCTCATCCTAGGAGCGTTGTAATGATTTTTGCTTACTCCGGAGCACTGAAAAGATGCTGCAATGCCACATTTCGTGGCTACATCGGTCACTAGTTAGTCTGACCtgaaattttatgtttttggtCTATGATCGACGGTTGTGATGTGAGGTCAGTCTAAGCTAGTCTTCGGTGTACGGTCGTATTTCATGTCCATCTGGAGATGCAGCAAAACTGTGAGGGACGCAAAATGAGTGGAGTTCCATTATATTTTGGAGAGTGATGAAGGATAATTATAGTTCGCACCTAATCGCGCTTAAATTCGATTGTGCTTCGAGCTTCGAACTTGCTTAAAAgttgaacttttcttttcttttcttttcttttttttttccatgcgCGCGCGCATTTGTTAAGCATCTTGAGTTATGCCATTTTAGCAGTGCAAGGCCGCCTCTGAAGGTCAGGGACACCGGGAGGAGAATGATTCGTGGACAGCTTCCTGAAGTTGGTGCAATATTCATGTCGAATACCGGTACGAAAGAAGAATGTCTAGAGAAGATGCTCTTTGGCCTTCCATCTTCCCATGTTGATTTTGTGAGGAGAGTCAAAGCTGGAATGATTCTGTTCCTCTTCGAGTACGAGCAGAGGGAACTCCATGGTGTCTTTGAGGCAGCTTCGAACGGTGAGATTAACATCATCTCCTCCGCTTATACTTCATCAGGGAAGCAGTTCCCTGCTCAGGTACTTGGCTCTCTTTATTGTTTACAGTTCTTACTACTTCATTAGAGCACACCATTTGGCTCTTCCGAATATGCCGCTTGCTTCCTCGGCATCTTAGCTTTGTTCAGGTTCGAGTTAGCAGGATATGGCACTGTTATCCGCTTTCTGAGCAAGAATTCCGGGGGGCCATTGAAGACAACTATTTTAGTGCCAACAAATTCAATTTCGGTCTCTCCTATGGTCAGGTTGGGAATATGCCTTCTCAAGAATAATACGACTGATAATGGATGGTAATAACCTTTGAAGAAGAACTCATCCTTCCAACTTCCCCACTTTCAGGTTCACCGGCTTCTTTGTTTGTTTGACTCCAGAAAGATCGGAGAAACGAAAGGTACAGATTTTAATTCGTGCGCAAAAGCTGAATTTGTAGAAAGTAGTCCCAGATCTTTGCATTTCGATGGAAAAATAGAAGGTGCTCATTTTGCCAATGCAGATGCTGAAGTCCAGTCATCTCATCTGACCGCAAAGTTGTCTGTTCATTCTGAGAGAACTCTTCCAGAAGATTGTTTCTCTCCGGTTTCTGAAACTATGGACAAGTCGAGCACAACCAGAGTTTCATCTGACGGTATTAGTCTTGCTTGTCCTTCTCCTTCTCAAATAAGACAAAACTTACCTGCCGTTGAAACTCAGTGTGCCAATGCTTTAGGAAGTCAGTCGATCCAACTTCGCAGTGTTACAGAAGATAATGCTTGTTCTTGTTTGAATGCTGATCTTGGTGATTTCATACCTTTGTCCTTTCATGACGATGAGAGTTCActagaagacgaagacgaagacgaagacgaatcCATAATACCTAGTTTTTGGATAGACAAACCCTGCTTCGAGCCATACAATCCAATTATTTCAGGTGCTGATACTTCTGTGGGTCCAAGTGAACTCTGTACCTTCGATCCACAAAACAAAATACTCCCTATGATTGGCGAATTGTCCTCTGCAATCATCCCTTTACGAATCATGACCGACCACCAACTGAAGGAAGATAACAATCGCTTGAATTCTCTTTCCGGATGTCAAAACAATAATTTAGAAGGCTCTGATAACCTTCCCCGTGTCAAGCGTTTGTATTCTGACTCTCCACTTCCGAGCAAGAAAGGAAGCGTCTTCTCTGACTCTCCAATTCCGAGCAAGAAAGGAAGCGTCTTCTCTCGTTTGACGAAAGCAACTATACAAGAAAAGCATAATCCCGTTGATGTGGTAATATCAGTCGGCGACATTATGGAAAAATTGCAGCTGAAGCATGAGGCTTGGACGAAAacagcaaaagatgaaaatcctgcTCTGAAGGCTGAGGCAGTGATTAATTCGAGAAAGAGTGTGTTCAAGCGGCTACGTAAGCCTTTAGAAACTGACGCATCAGAACGGCAATGTGATTGGAAGTTGTCAATGGGCGGAAGCAAGTCCAccagaaagaagagaaaatacgAAGTACTGTGACTAGCTCTGCACTTTGGAGTTTAAATAGGAGAGCTC from Rhodamnia argentea isolate NSW1041297 chromosome 2, ASM2092103v1, whole genome shotgun sequence encodes the following:
- the LOC115739084 gene encoding uncharacterized protein LOC115739084 isoform X2 codes for the protein MGRSARPPLKVRDTGRRMIRGQLPEVGAIFMSNTGTKEECLEKMLFGLPSSHVDFVRRVKAGMILFLFEYEQRELHGVFEAASNGEINIISSAYTSSGKQFPAQVRVSRIWHCYPLSEQEFRGAIEDNYFSANKFNFGLSYGQVHRLLCLFDSRKIGETKGTDFNSCAKAEFVESSPRSLHFDGKIEGAHFANADAEVQSSHLTAKLSVHSERTLPEDCFSPVSETMDKSSTTRVSSDGISLACPSPSQIRQNLPAVETQCANALGSQSIQLRSVTEDNACSCLNADLGDFIPLSFHDDESSLEDEDEDEDESIIPSFWIDKPCFEPYNPIISGADTSVGPSELCTFDPQNKILPMIGELSSAIIPLRIMTDHQLKEDNNRLNSLSGCQNNNLEGSDNLPRVKRLYSDSPLPSKKGSVFSRLTKATIQEKHNPVDVVISVGDIMEKLQLKHEAWTKTAKDENPALKAEAVINSRKSVFKRLRKPLETDASERQCDWKLSMGGSKSTRKKRKYEVL
- the LOC115739084 gene encoding uncharacterized protein LOC115739084 isoform X1 encodes the protein MGRSSARPPLKVRDTGRRMIRGQLPEVGAIFMSNTGTKEECLEKMLFGLPSSHVDFVRRVKAGMILFLFEYEQRELHGVFEAASNGEINIISSAYTSSGKQFPAQVRVSRIWHCYPLSEQEFRGAIEDNYFSANKFNFGLSYGQVHRLLCLFDSRKIGETKGTDFNSCAKAEFVESSPRSLHFDGKIEGAHFANADAEVQSSHLTAKLSVHSERTLPEDCFSPVSETMDKSSTTRVSSDGISLACPSPSQIRQNLPAVETQCANALGSQSIQLRSVTEDNACSCLNADLGDFIPLSFHDDESSLEDEDEDEDESIIPSFWIDKPCFEPYNPIISGADTSVGPSELCTFDPQNKILPMIGELSSAIIPLRIMTDHQLKEDNNRLNSLSGCQNNNLEGSDNLPRVKRLYSDSPLPSKKGSVFSRLTKATIQEKHNPVDVVISVGDIMEKLQLKHEAWTKTAKDENPALKAEAVINSRKSVFKRLRKPLETDASERQCDWKLSMGGSKSTRKKRKYEVL
- the LOC115739084 gene encoding uncharacterized protein LOC115739084 isoform X5 is translated as MGRSSARPPLKVRDTGRRMIRGQLPEVGAIFMSNTGTKEECLEKMLFGLPSSHVDFVRRVKAGMILFLFEYEQRELHGVFEAASNGEINIISSAYTSSGKQFPAQVRVSRIWHCYPLSEQEFRGAIEDNYFSANKFNFGLSYGQVHRLLCLFDSRKIGETKGTDFNSCAKAEFVESSPRSLHFDGKIEGAHFANADAEVQSSHLTAKLSVHSERTLPEDCFSPVSETMDKSSTTRVSSDGISLACPSPSQIRQNLPAVETQCANALGSQSIQLRSVTEDNACSCLNADLGDFIPLSFHDDESSLEDEDEDEDESIIPSFWIDKPCFEPYNPIISGADTSVGPSELCTFDPQNKILPMIGELSSAIIPLRIMTDHQLKEDNNRLNSLSGCQNNNLEGSDNLPRVKRLYSDSPLPKQERKRLLSFDESNYTRKA
- the LOC115739084 gene encoding uncharacterized protein LOC115739084 isoform X4, with protein sequence MVSLRQLRTVRLTSSPPLILHQGSSSLLRIWHCYPLSEQEFRGAIEDNYFSANKFNFGLSYGQVHRLLCLFDSRKIGETKGTDFNSCAKAEFVESSPRSLHFDGKIEGAHFANADAEVQSSHLTAKLSVHSERTLPEDCFSPVSETMDKSSTTRVSSDGISLACPSPSQIRQNLPAVETQCANALGSQSIQLRSVTEDNACSCLNADLGDFIPLSFHDDESSLEDEDEDEDESIIPSFWIDKPCFEPYNPIISGADTSVGPSELCTFDPQNKILPMIGELSSAIIPLRIMTDHQLKEDNNRLNSLSGCQNNNLEGSDNLPRVKRLYSDSPLPSKKGSVFSRLTKATIQEKHNPVDVVISVGDIMEKLQLKHEAWTKTAKDENPALKAEAVINSRKSVFKRLRKPLETDASERQCDWKLSMGGSKSTRKKRKYEVL
- the LOC115739084 gene encoding uncharacterized protein LOC115739084 isoform X3, with the translated sequence MVSLRQLRTVRLTSSPPLILHQGSSSLLSFVQVRVSRIWHCYPLSEQEFRGAIEDNYFSANKFNFGLSYGQVHRLLCLFDSRKIGETKGTDFNSCAKAEFVESSPRSLHFDGKIEGAHFANADAEVQSSHLTAKLSVHSERTLPEDCFSPVSETMDKSSTTRVSSDGISLACPSPSQIRQNLPAVETQCANALGSQSIQLRSVTEDNACSCLNADLGDFIPLSFHDDESSLEDEDEDEDESIIPSFWIDKPCFEPYNPIISGADTSVGPSELCTFDPQNKILPMIGELSSAIIPLRIMTDHQLKEDNNRLNSLSGCQNNNLEGSDNLPRVKRLYSDSPLPSKKGSVFSRLTKATIQEKHNPVDVVISVGDIMEKLQLKHEAWTKTAKDENPALKAEAVINSRKSVFKRLRKPLETDASERQCDWKLSMGGSKSTRKKRKYEVL